Part of the Natrialbaceae archaeon AArc-T1-2 genome, GCCTCGAGTCGGCCTGGTTCTGTAACTCCGGCACCGAGGCAAACGAGGCCGCGCTGAAGTTCGCCCGCTCGGCGACCGGCGACTCGACGATCGTCGCCGCGACCCGTGCGTTCCACGGCCGAACGATGGGTGCGCTCGCGGCGACCTGGAAGGACACGTACAAGAAGCCGTTCGAGCCTCTGGCCGGCGACGTCGAGTTCGTCCCCTACGGCGATAGCGAGGAACTCACGGCGGCCGTCGACGACGAGACGGCGGCCGTCATCCTCGAGCCGATCCAGGGCGAAGGCGGGATCAACGTCCCGCCCACGGGCTACCTCGAGACCGCCCGCGAACTCACCGAGGAAGCAGACGCGGCGCTGGTCTTCGACGAGGTCCAGACCGGGATGGGCCGGACGGGTTCGATGTGGGCCTGTCAAAACGTCGGCGTCACGCCCGACATCCTCACGACGGCGAAAGGCCTCGGTAACGGTCTGCCCGTCGGCGGCGTCGCCGTTCGGGACTGGATCGCAGACGGCGCGGGCTCGCACAACGCCACCTTCAGCGGCGGCCCCGTCGTCACCGCGGCGGTCCACGCGACGATCTCGACGCTGGTCGAAGAGGAGTGGCCCGCCCACGCCGCCGGGATGGGCGACTATCTCGCGGGCGAACTCGAGGCGACCCTCGGTGACGAGGTCCGCGAGGTCCGCGGCGAGGGACTGCTCGTCGGCATCGAGTTGAAACGGGGGGCCAACCGCGTCGCTCGTGACCTGGCGATGAACCACCAGGTGCTCGCGCTGCCGGCGGGTCGGACCGTCCTGCGCCTGCTGCCGCCGCTGGTGATCGACCGGGAAGAGGCCGATCAGCTCGTGGACGCGTTAGGCGCGGTCGTCGCACCAGAGACGGACGC contains:
- a CDS encoding aspartate aminotransferase family protein yields the protein MSDHDFVSGSKPIGIERGDGPYLYSTDGTAYVDAGASFACTPLGHSHPAVVDAVQEQVGRLTFVDSSFPVQSREDAYAAFVASTPEGLESAWFCNSGTEANEAALKFARSATGDSTIVAATRAFHGRTMGALAATWKDTYKKPFEPLAGDVEFVPYGDSEELTAAVDDETAAVILEPIQGEGGINVPPTGYLETARELTEEADAALVFDEVQTGMGRTGSMWACQNVGVTPDILTTAKGLGNGLPVGGVAVRDWIADGAGSHNATFSGGPVVTAAVHATISTLVEEEWPAHAAGMGDYLAGELEATLGDEVREVRGEGLLVGIELKRGANRVARDLAMNHQVLALPAGRTVLRLLPPLVIDREEADQLVDALGAVVAPETDAETES